Proteins encoded by one window of Rhodamnia argentea isolate NSW1041297 chromosome 6, ASM2092103v1, whole genome shotgun sequence:
- the LOC115753184 gene encoding L-ascorbate oxidase homolog has protein sequence MGGVMLLLLVCLSAGAMVTWAEDPYLFFTWNVTYGTISPLGVPQQGILINGEFPGPNINSTTNNNIVINVFNNLDEPFLLTWNGIQQRKNSWQDGTLGANCPIPPGQNYTYRFQVKDQIGSYSYYPTTAMHRAAGGFGGLRVNSRLLIPVPYADPEDDYTVLIGDWYSKSHTTLQKFLDSGRALGRPDGVLINGKSDKGKGKGKEEPLFTMKPGKTYKYRICNVGLKNSLNFRIQGHPMKLVEMEGSHTIQNSYDSLDVHVGQCFAALVTADKEPKDYYMVASTRYTKTVLTTTAVISYTNGKGPASPILPEAPVGWAWTLNQFRSFRWNLTASAARPNPQGSYHYGQINITRTIKLVNSASREGGKLRYAINGVSHTDPATPLKLAEYYGIADKVFKYDTISDDAPATDSDKITVEPNVANVTFRTFVEIIFENHEKSIQSWHLDGYSFFAVAVEPGRWTPEKRKNYNLLDAVSRHTIQVFPKSWAAIMLTFDNAGMWNLRSELAERHYLGQQLYISVLSPERSLRDEYNIPDNALLCGVVKDLPKPPPYSI, from the exons ATGGGTGGAGTGATGTTACTGCTGTTAGTATGCCTCTCGGCCGGGGCTATGGTGACCTGGGccgaagacccatacttgttcTTCACGTGGAACGTCACTTATGGCACCATCTCTCCTCTGGGCGTCCCCCAGCAAGGCATTCTCATCAACGGCGAATTCCCCGGACCGAATATCAACTccaccaccaacaacaacaTCGTCATCAACGTGTTCAACAATCTCGACGAGCCATTCCTCCTCACCTG gAATGGCATTCAGCAAAGGAAGAATTCGTGGCAAGATGGCACGCTCGGAGCCAATTGCCCAATCCCTCCAGGACAGAATTATACATACCGCTTCCAAGTTAAGGACCAGATTGGGAGCTACTCCTATTACCCGACCACCGCCATGCACAGGGCAGCTGGTGGATTCGGTGGCCTCCGCGTGAACAGCCGTTTGCTGATTCCTGTCCCCTATGCTGACCCTGAGGATGATTACACCGTCCTCATCGGAGACTGGTACTCCAAGAGCCACACCACACTCCAGAAGTTTCTGGACAGTGGCAGAGCCCTCGGCAGACCCGATGGAGTGCTCATCAATGGCAAATCCGACAagggcaagggcaagggcaaGGAAGAGCCTCTCTTCACCATGAAGCCAGGGAAGACGTACAAATACAGGATTTGCAACGTCGGTCTCAAGAATTCCCTCAACTTCAGGATCCAAGGCCACCCGATGAAGCTTGTTGAGATGGAGGGGTCCCACACGATCCAGAACTCCTACGACTCCCTCGATGTGCACGTTGGGCAATGCTTTGCCGCCCTTGTCACAGCTGATAAAGAGCCAAAGGACTACTACATGGTAGCCTCAACTCGATACACCAAGACTGTGCTCACCACCACAGCTGTTATCAGCTACACTAATGGCAAAGGTCCTGCTTCACCCATCCTTCCCGAGGCTCCCGTGGGCTGGGCTTGGACCCTCAATCAGTTCCGCTCCTTCCGCTGGAATCTCACAGCCAGTGCTGCCAGGCCTAACCCTCAGGGTTCCTACCACTACGGACAGATAAACATTACTCGCACCATCAAGCTTGTTAACTCAGCCAGCAGGGAGGGAGGCAAGCTTCGTTACGCCATAAACGGAGTCTCACACACAGACCCTGCAACCCCACTAAAGCTCGCAGAATATTATGGAATTGCAGACAAGGTCTTCAAGTATGATACCATTTCTGATGATGCACCAGCAACAGATTCGGACAAGATAACTGTGGAACCAAACGTGGCCAACGTCACTTTCCGCACTTTCGTGGAGATCATTTTCGAAAACCATGAGAAGAGCATCCAATCATGGCATCTTGACGGATATTCCTTCTTTGCAGTTGC AGTTGAGCCAGGAAGGTGGACtccagaaaagagaaagaactaCAATCTCCTTGATGCAGTGAGCAGGCACACAATCCAGGTCTTCCCTAAATCATGGGCAGCCATCATGTTGACATTTGATAATGCCGGCATGTGGAACTTGAGGTCGGAGTTGGCAGAGAGGCACTACCTGGGCCAACAGCTTTATATTAGTGTTCTTTCCCCTGAGCGATCTCTCCGAGATGAGTACAATATCCCTGACAATGCCCTGCTCTGCGGCGTTGTCAAGGACCTGCCAAAACCTCCACCTTACTCCATCTAA
- the LOC115753182 gene encoding L-ascorbate oxidase homolog: protein MERATILLLCLLAGAVAVRGEDPYFFFTWNVTYGTISPLGVPQQGILINGQFPGPNINSTSNNNIVINIFNNIDEPLLFTWNGIQQRKNSWQDGVLGTNCPILPGTNYTYHFQVKDQIGSYFYYPTTAVHRAAGGFGGLRVNSRLLIPVPYADPEDDYTVLIGDWYSKSHTALRKFLDTGRPLGRPDGVLINGQTGKGKNVKPLFTMKPGKTYKYRICNVGLKNSLNFRIQDHPMKLVEMEGSHTVQNTYDSLDVHVGQCYSVLITADKAPRDYLMVASTRFTKSVVTSTGIIRYTNGNGIPASTVLPAAPDGWAWSLNQFRSFRWNLTASAARPNPQGSYHYGQINITRTIKLVSSASSVGGKLRYGINGVSHVNPPTPLKLAEYFGVADKVFKYDIIPDEPLVEKASLVTLAPNVLNVTFRTFVEIILENHEKSIQSWHLDGYSFFAVAIEPGRWTPEKRKSYNLLDAVSRHTIQVFPKSWAAIMLTFDNAGMWNLRSELAERRYLGQELYISVLSPEKSLRDEYNIPDNFQLCGAVAGLPMPKPYTI from the exons ATGGAAAGAGCGACAATTCTGCTTCTATGCCTCTTGGCCGGGGCCGTGGCGGTCCGTGGTGAAGACCCCTACTTCTTCTTCACCTGGAACGTCACCTACGGCACCATCTCTCCGCTAGGAGTCCCTCAGCAAGGCATCCTCATCAACGGCCAATTCCCCGGCCCCAACATCAACTCCACCAGCAACAACAACATTGTCATAAACATCTTCAACAATATTGACGAGCCCCTTCTCTTCACCTG GAATGGAATCCAGCAAAGGAAGAACTCGTGGCAAGATGGAGTTCTAGGAACCAACTGCCCGATCCTGCCAGGAACGAACTATACCTACCACTTCCAGGTCAAGGATCAGATCGGTAGCTACTTCTACTACCCAACCACGGCAGTGCACCGTGCGGCTGGTGGCTTCGGTGGCCTCCGTGTGAACAGCCGTTTGCTCATCCCTGTCCCTTATGCCGATCCTGAGGACGATTACACTGTCCTCATTGGTGACTGGTACTCCAAGAGCCACACTGCTCTCAGGAAGTTCCTGGACACCGGCCGCCCTCTTGGCAGGCCCGATGGTGTCCTCATCAACGGCCAAACAGGCAAGGGCAAGAATGTCAAGCCCCTGTTCACCATGAAGCCTGGAAAGACCTACAAGTACCGGATCTGCAACGTTGGCCTCAAGAATTCCCTCAACTTCAGGATCCAGGACCACCCGATGAAGCTCGTCGAGATGGAAGGATCACACACCGTCCAGAACACCTACGACTCCCTTGATGTCCATGTTGGCCAATGCTACTCTGTGCTCATCACCGCTGACAAGGCTCCCCGGGACTACCTCATGGTAGCCTCGACCCGGTTCACAAAGAGCGTGGTCACATCCACCGGGATCATCCGCTATACCAACGGCAATGGCATCCCGGCCTCCACTGTCCTCCCCGCTGCCCCCGATGGCTGGGCCTGGTCTCTGAACCAGTTCCGTTCCTTCCGGTGGAACCTGACTGCCAGCGCTGCCCGCCCCAACCCCCAGGGGTCCTACCACTACGGCCAGATCAACATCACCCGCACCATCAAGCTCGTCAGCTCGGCCAGCAGTGTCGGTGGCAAGCTCCGCTACGGCATCAATGGCGTCTCCCATGTCAACCCCCCAACCCCACTGAAGCTCGCTGAGTACTTTGGTGTTGCCGACAAGGTCTTCAAGTACGACATCATCCCCGATGAGCCCTTGGTCGAGAAGGCTTCCCTGGTCACTCTCGCCCCCAACGTGTTGAATGTCACCTTCAGGACCTTCGTCGAGATCATCCTGGAGAACCATGAGAAGAGCATCCAGTCCTGGCACCTCGATGGCTACTCCTTCTTCGCCGTTGC GATCGAGCCGGGGAGGTGGACCCCGGAGAAGAGGAAGAGCTACAACCTCCTTGACGCTGTGAGCAGGCACACCATCCAGGTTTTCCCCAAATCCTGGGCTGCGATCATGTTGACCTTCGACAACGCTGGGATGTGGAACCTGAGGTCTGAGCTGGCCGAGAGGCGTTACCTGGGGCAAGAGCTTTACATTAGCGTCCTCTCGCCCGAGAAGTCTCTGAGGGACGAGTACAACATCCCCGACAACTTCCAGCTCTGCGGTGCCGTCGCAGGTCTGCCCATGCCCAAGCCTTACACCATCTAA